The following is a genomic window from Rutidosis leptorrhynchoides isolate AG116_Rl617_1_P2 chromosome 8, CSIRO_AGI_Rlap_v1, whole genome shotgun sequence.
TAGGTTTGCGACACGCTACAAGTATCAAGTCCTAACAAAATCACCTTTGGTAAAAAGAGGCAAGATGAACAAGACACATGAATTTTTGTCATAAAAATTTGATCCTCTAGAAAAACTGGATCTTCAAAAAATGTTTTTGGTTTTGAAAAAGTCAcgctagttgttacactagacagGTTTAAAATGGTCATTCTAGTTGTGACATTAGGAAAGTTTTATTTAATAAAACATTTTTCGGATTTGGGGACCTCACCGGTATTGGTTGGTCCGGGAATTACCTCAGCGGATGGTGAGGATGACTGATAACCGAAGTTTCAGCCggcgttagcaagctatccgcctccatgattaaagtatcatgggactTTTATGTGACTTTGCCACTCTTGGTTATACCAAGCCTTCCAACTGTACCTAACACCGAAGTGTCGGTAGAAATcaatgtaatgtaggaagatgttacatcgagtcctgaaatcattgatatgtcatgaggtgacaaATATTTTTCAGTTATTGCACTCTCTGAGAAGTGTGTGTgttcaggcttaaatgctgactaATCGTTAAGGAGATCATCCTtccggaggtctgataaatctaccgaagtagtgtcatattgcctctccgttggacgagacagatctccctcatcaagataagtctgacctcccggccctgtttgatgttgaggctcaACCACATCTTGTTTTTGATGTGATTTATTAAGAGGATTTctagccgatacgcagggttccttttcaaggtttttcgaaaCCCCTTCAACCGTTCTGGACTACAATTACTGACATAAGCCAGACAATTGTGTCTtagcagaagactttacttccttttgaagTGACTTTACACCTTtatcatttgattattttgaaagtGAGCATATTCAACAGTTTATAATAATCAAAAGATAAGAATAGGGTTAGTTTTCATGGTAAGCTCATGAGGATTACTCCTTCTTGAAGTAATTAAATTTCCTGCCCCTTGAAACAGAGTCGAGTCGATTGTTTTCATAAAACTTAGCTAAATGATCATGTTATTCGTACACCTGCAAGAAAAACACTAAAACACGGGTTTTGTACTGTTATATGTACAAAAGCCATTATGATGTTTAACATCTATTTGAAGAACGGGTTCTACACTGAAGTATGTAAAAGCCATTACGAAAATCAatgcattttgattttatctttgaaATTCCATTTGTAGGTACGATCGATGTTGGTGATTGACATTGCGTTCCATTTGAGTTTAATAAATTGTGTATTATTAAAAAATAAGTTTGATGGAAGCAATGGAAAGTTAAACTCCTTTTGGTTTCCCAAACTTACGGGTCTTGGTTTGAAAGCAAGTAACAACTGAATGAGTACCTAATTAGTTTTGAAGAAACTGTGTTGATTTTCCGTTTATTGTTTGACACATTTTTAGAAAACATATTATTTTTAGGTTTAGAAACATGACCATTTTTATCACAAGATTTCATGGAAGGTTTCTTTTCTTTGTGAGGAAACCAACCATACTGATCCCGATTTCCCATGATTTGCCCGTTTTTCCCATATGAAGTTTCTAGAAATGGACGGTTTATTGTTTGAAAACTAGAATAAACTCGTTGGCCTGGGAATTGAGTTTTGTCTGGAGTTGAAGACTTCAATGGACATTGAGTAGAATTCATATTTTTGGGTTTTTGGGTTGAAGTCGGTTCAGTCTTACAAGATATACTCGAAATCAGCTTCGAGTTCATTGAAAGTTTTATTTTCTTCTTAACCGTTTGAGAAGAAGTTTGAGTTTCCACAGTTGTTTGGGATGGTTTGGTCTCGGGAATGGAAACATTAATGCCAACTGACACCATTTTGGGTTTTAAATGGTGTTTATTTTGAATCTTTGATTTTGCTTGCAACTCATCTTCAAGTTTAGAAATTGTGGTTTTCAACCATAATTCAGACGAATGAAGTAGCAAACATTTGTCATTTAAATCTTGAATGGTTTTCCTAAAACTGAGCGTTTCTTTGTCAAAAGATTCAGTTTTGGAAATTATTTCACTCTCAAGCATAGTTATTAGAGTTTTGGTTTGAGAAATGAAGTCAAGTTTATTCTTTTCAAAAGTTTTTGCTTGTTTCTGAATATCGGATTCAAGATCTACGATCTTCTGATTTAAAGCAAGAAAATGTGATTCCGAATCTTGTTTGGAAGATGGGTTACCACATTCAGGTTTAGCTCGAAGGTTAGAAAGTTCAACATGTAAAGAGTGATTTGCTTTAGTGAGTACTTCATATTTTGTGTTGAGATGAATATACATATCCTGAAGTCGGATGCGCTCTACTTCAAAAGAATCGCTTTGTCGTTCCACATATGCTTCGTGTTTGGAAAGTTGTTCTTTCATTTTTGTCTTCAAGGGTTTGGATTTGTTCATACAACTTTCCAACATGAGGATCTGCTCTCTTTACTTCTTTCAACTCACTTTCTAGCTTTGAGATTTGCATTTTCAGCTCTAATTCGTTTGATTCTGGTTGAAAATTGGATTCGGTTTAGAATCAAATTGAAGTTGTTTCGTTAGCTTCTCATGCAGTTTGTGTTGTATCACAATACAATTTGAACGTCTGCCTCGACTATAACAAGAACACTGATTCTGAAAATGAGCTTTTTCATCGGTACTGAATGGTTCTTCGGGTTCCATCAATATTATGAGCGAGTCAATAACAGTTGCTTGTTTGCTTTGGATATACGTTTTAACGGAACAAGGAACTGGTAAAGAGTAATAACACGAACATCCTCGATTTTGATGTTCAAATCTCTTGTTAAAATTGGGTTTCAATGTTGTGAACGTCGAATTACTCGTCATTGTAAAATTGTAGATTGAAACTGACAATCCTGCAAAATATGAAAAACTTCGCGGAATAtcaaaaattcgaaatttttttatCTAATATCGGACAAAAATTGACTTTCAAAGTCAATTTGGTAAGTGTATCAAGCTTTCTCGTGAAAACTTGATAAAACCTGAAACTCTGaaaaatatagttttttttttttttttttttttgtttatcaaCGTTTTGGATAGAAAATGAATCAGATCAAAAATGGGTAAACTCCTAAACTGGGTCAGGATTTTATCATTGGGTCTGGTACTTGGACTAGTGGGTTAACAGAAAGTGGACTAACTATAAGTGAGCTCAAGTGTTGGGCTGTCAAATTAAAAGAGCTTGAGTTTAAAAGAGATTAACTTGGGCTTTCATTTTAAATGAGCACTTTATTTTGGGCCTTGAACTTGTTAACCACTCTTCTTAACTATATGTTGGGCCACAATTAAATGTTTCGATTTTGGGCGTACTACAATTGAAAtttagtaaatataaaaaaaaaaatctttcaaaTTATCCCTTCAAATTATGCTTCAAATTATCTTTCTACAAATCCCTGCAAATGGGCATATGGCGCAAGATAATGAAATATCACTTTTATAGGTGTATAAATTTGAAGCAAGTGTCGATTAAAGAAATAAGTAGAACGATTAAAGAATGTATAATTACACAATTACCATGTACGGAATAGAGATTGATATTGATTTAGCTCCAGCTATTCCCTTCAGAAGCTCAAACAAATCAGTAGATTGAGAATGATTGCAGAAACCAGAGATGACAGATCCTCCATCACAAAACGTGAAGTCACATAACCTGAAGACAACGAACCCCGAAAATAAAAGCTTTCAAGATCGGGCAGATTCACGACAACTTGGTTAGCACCTAAACCTTTACGAGTTCTAATTTCCAAATGCTTCAAAGTAGGGATATTCAAATTGTAGTCTTCGTCATTACCACCACAGTCTATATCTAAAAATAAACTTTCAAGTACTGGACAACCATTTATCAATTTAGATGCATTAAAAGAAGAAGGTCCAACAATATTGATGTTAAGAGTTTTTAGAAAAGGGAGATCAATAGATAATGTAATGGTCCAATCTTCGCCCTTGTTATACCAAATAAAGCTCAATTTTATGAGGGTCTTACAAGTGAATAATACACTAGGCAAGTCAAGCTGATTGGCTTGTATGTCAATCTCAGAAGCATTTAACATTATTGCTTCATTAATCCACTTTGACACACTTGACTTTGGTGACCACATTTCACCAAATCGTAAACGAAATAAATTTATTTCGGTTGTTTTGCAAAGAGAAAGTACCCAATCAATAAACGTTTTAAAGCAATGTAAATCATGGAAAGGGTGACGATCGTCGAAATCAAGGTTCGTGACTGACGTCCAACTGTACCTCCATATTTTGGACAAAATGCTAGTCCGTACAGCATATTTCGTAggcatgagagagagagagagagagagagagagagagagagagagagagagagagatgtgtGAAAGAACCTATTCAGGTATAATACTAAGCCTATCTACATTGTTAGGTGCCATTCTTTAGCCTCTTCAAAACAAGTAAAATACAAACTGATTAAAATACAAACAAACTGAGGTTGTAACCAAAATCCATTATAATTTACTGTTTGTTGGTTAAACAGAATAAAACATATCAATAATAGGATAAGTATATTTCAACAAGAGTTTCAAACAACACGATAAACATAGTTTATAGTTTATGAAATTAATATCCGGAAGAAAATTTACCAATCTGATCATTAAACGATGTTTATTACTACCATCAACTAAATAGTTGAAAACCACTTTTGGGTAGCACCAGACAATCAAATTTCATGTGACTAACCAAATTTCATGTGACTAAGAAGACATAACGCATAAAATACTTAGTCAAAATTTAGCTGAGTAAGAAGACATAGCacgaaaatatttagtcaaaatttcgAGTAGACCAAGTTTTGATGGTAAATAATTgaaaaccacttttgggttcgaataatctatcacttaatgggtgtacactccataCCTCCTAACTCATTTACAAGTTTACACCAAATTTCCAACAATTTTCAAATCTACATAAGCATCTCAATGCATTACCTAGGTTAGAGCATGCTATTTATTGCATTCATCAAGTTATTTACACTTTGCATACATATTAAAATTCTGAATTTGGTTCGGTTCCGTTCAGTTTTGACTTTTAAATTTCATTTTCAATTTTGTTTTAAGAAGACTTCaaaaaccgaacaaaccgaaatcCAAACTAATAAACATCTCTATTGGCTGGTTATTTTTACATGCATTTGCTCTCAATATCCAAATTAATCCATTTAATACTTAGAACTAAAGTACTCGTTACAACCCAAAATTCACTTCCAACTCCAGTAAAAATAACAACTTTTTGTCCCTTGAATATTTTCTGAAATTAACCAATATTAAAATTGTTTTTTGTCAATCACATACAGCAAACCACAAGTGCAGAACAAAAGAAAGGATACAGATACCGCGATGTACCCTTCAATGCATAAATGTTACAACTCCGGAAAACATATAAGAATTTGAGGAAATAGTAACCAATCTATATTTTGTTCTTGTGGTGatattgatgtgtaaaatcgcgtctatgatttataatggaaaataccggttaaaaTGATTACTACACATTaacaggcagtgtacccgatcgtgcaatagtataaagttggtaaatccgtattcgttccaaggacagtttaaacgtgaaaaTTAATGTTGCTACTAATGaaattaaactaagttaatctattaaaATGGAAATTACGAGATAATGGTTTTTgtagctatttaacgattagccaaatcaagatttgatttgaaaacagaaaagaacaatatttttttttggtattttaagatttaagctttaaGGCAAACGAATGAAAACAGAAAAGTTTTAATCAATAAAAGAATAAACgttcgtctagaccttttacacctagtattggatgcattaagATTAAGCTCCAGTTATAATCTAACATATGTGAATTacctagtcggttcacctggaattccccagcgcaaacacatCAATTAAGATTACatgacacggaattccccgtagcctaagacctcctaattgtgaccaaatatctaaactgagatgaagactcaattttcaatcacaccaactctcgttgtgtatgattcacccctatttcgtctagccttttgaattcaatttactctcgtctccgagtaagaaaacaaccaattaagacaaaccaattgtaaattaatttattaaattaatgaactttcgtcctatcaaacaaatacacaaccaattgaatcgaaaagtctagcttcaataagaatcgatctttatttcaaacatcaaatcatcataaattaaaataataactgataagtagcatctaATACATAgtattattagtctagacaaacattaaataactagccaataatcatggcaacaatagaaattaaattaaactaataaataataaagaaaatattgtttgataattaagaatcaacctaacacgatgaatcttgGTGAGTGCTTGGATTGATCCTCGAAAACGGAATGATTGGAGCGTTAGAGTGACCTTGAAATTCCCAAAAAGTGACTGAAAATCGCCCCTAGTGCTCTCAAATTCGGCTGCCAAAAAGAATCCCCCTTATGATGAAAACTGCT
Proteins encoded in this region:
- the LOC139864178 gene encoding F-box protein At3g62430-like, whose translation is MLNASEIDIQANQLDLPSVLFTCKTLIKLSFIWYNKGEDWTITLSIDLPFLKTLNINIVGPSSFNASKLINGCPVLESLFLDIDCGGNDEDYNLNIPTLKHLEIRTRKGLGANQVVVNLPDLESFYFRGSLSSGYVTSRFVMEDLSSLVSAIILNLLICLSF